The genomic segment tcatttcttacgtgattatttttattacataaaaaatcatattataattattttcaaattcatttcttcttctttttgttaaaatatttttttttaatattcctttaTTATTCTACTTTTTAAATCCTCAATTATTGatcttgttatattataaattttaaatgtttttatggaAAGcttaatcttataaaaaaaaatataatggcataaaatttttaaaaataaataggataattatattcttctcttggaattgtaaaacttttatatgtaatttttttctgaagaTACATTGTttgtaacataataaaattgtttttacatatttaaatataatgttttcgaattaattttatatatacatatttgaaatatcacattaaatagtaaatttttttaacaacgcTGATAGACAAATAatgctataaattaaattagtattaaaCTTATGCAATGTCTAAAATTTATGAGAATTTTCCAttctgattaatatatttaaattcaatataaatatatttaaattcagtataaatattattatatattcatatatatgcgtgtttaattttaaaaaaccaggatttaaaattaattaatattaattttcctacGGACTTTTGTGATTTcacttttccaaatatttaaatttataagtttaaaaatctcaaacacttaaatcatattatttcgacaaatttcttatttatctttattatgatCAATAAATAAGGATACATTAGAGCGTTAATTTCGAACTAATGTAATGTAAGTATGTAATGTAAACGCAaactatatgtaatttatacattaaataattatttaatatataagataaatcttaaatctctttaattttcacttaagatttaaataaaaaaaaaaacaagaaattatatattttgtagtgaaagaaaaatattaattgtttcgaTATGTGGATTtttgatatcgataaattgatGAGTTTGATAACTGCTATGTAAAGAATGATACgataaatatcttgaaatgtTATGTCATAAAGTTTTCACATAACTTTAATCCGATGTCTTTCTATCAGTAATATAATGTCTAGTTACAAAGATGAACTAAATACATGGAAGTAAcagtattatcaaaataaatatattattaaataaattaataactggaacaattgaaaatatcttgcttttttaaattctatgatTATCACGCTTTctcggaataaaaaaaaaaaatacgtttttACATAAGTCTAAAGGTATGTATGATATGATCTCATAAAttgcatttacattttttttatttttttcactttattactttataatataataaataattataaacataatctTTGCAAAATCTTATCttgtttatatagaataatagataCTAATCatgcgatttctttttttcgtttattatctgtacttttttctaattttctaattttaatgtatatttttacaataaattattatcaataaataataataataaaatagtaataataaaaataataataataaaatagtataatagtaataatataaaaaatatatataattataataaaaattattttagtttataatttaacattttatagtatatttttaatttttaatttagattcgaTAGATCAATGTTCAATTaatctttgtaaaattattattgattttatttttttttaattattttttaatttattcaaatatgaaatatagatCAAAATTTGGATATGTTTATATACCCAATTTAACATGtacaatcttttaaataatccattatcgaattgtatatttgtaagcacttttgaaaaattgattttaaagatcaaaagttggtatataaaaatatcggttGAGACCtaattgcttttttattaaattataaacaatttaaattttaatttaaatgaacgaaacgaaaataaagtgagactattctattttcatctaacgtaaacttaaattatttataatttaaataaatttcagaaataaatcgacatttttgtataccaacttttgtttattttggtaaaatatagagaagaatattttttgaatatactatattctctatattttaCAAGTATATATTATGCAGATACattatcttgaaaataatttaaaaatttttaattaaattttgtttgaaaatatttaaattttaagttttattttttttttttgatttcttaaaagaaaatcttaattCCTCAAGTTAAGATAAACACATATTACAAATGTTtgactataaataaatatttgattatcttagagattttttaaatttaacttattatgtttctttcatatattaatatctggTTATCtaacttgaaaataaatttagctTTGTCAGAGaataaaattggagaaattattattttttgtttaaacatttttttgtgaatttgttttgattgtgctgttttgattaattttgttaatatatatttttttcaagtgacattttagaataattaatatcttgcaagatttattatatattgttttccaatttataatcCTTTCTCATTatgtttttctataattaatatttgacgaATTTGTTCAcggattttgtttaattatttatttattaataataattaatattattaatattaatataatataatattatattatattatttatttattaatattaattaatattagataatctAGTGCTTCATAAATGATtcgatatattacaattttttaagaatatgtatttataattgcaaGTTTTGAGAAATCTTGAAAGTTTATTCAAGTAatgcttaaaattttttttaaagttaactaattacaaaatatttttttgacaaatttaataattttcataatcatagtcaattttattatatacttaaatgATACGAAGGTATCATTTAATagcaaattgaaatgaaatattataagtgaAAATAGATCCttgctaaaaataataaaattttttatttctattgtatttgtttttgttgattatttttaaataaaaatcaaaaatatatactcatattgattaatttaagcaaaaattaaagataaaaattcaatatctcttaaaaaatgtaaaatctcttaaaatttaatttgaataattctttagaattattaagcttaaattaattgtatagtttaatttgttaaattgatatatatacaatgaagattataaattttcttattgatggaaaatatgatataatagaagtatacaaataattctgattgattattaatattatattagaaaatttactgTTGGTGATAGaggaataattcaaaaagtttacgttttttatttaagagttATCTGACTGTTGGCTGAAAGATTAACGAAACactattattcgaaataaaatattagaaataaaaaaaattatagagattaacttaaaaacatttaattttacatcttGACAATAGTAAGTACATATATCTAACATTATTATGATACAATTGTCTAATTCTATATATcctcaatttttcataattttttgaatttatatgttaatagatttcctattaatatcaaataatttttaatttaaaaaatcatgaaaatctATACTTTATAAAcgtagtaaatatttatttatatatcagatattatatatatattattataatagaattctaAAAGTTtagattaatgataaaaatgataatgaagataaagaaataacgaagaaaataattagaaaaatgataaaaatcatttgtataaaaatcaaatgtattcttaatctataataaatcttttaataatgaaaatcttttaataatctttcgataatattattctgattaaaacaaaactaaatatattatcactgatttatatgtaattaattcatttataattatgaaataaatactgATATtgcaatatcattattttatattattatattattttatattattttattttatattaattatattattttataaaatattttatttaaaatcttttaaaaaaaattctgattaaaacaaaactaaatatattatcactgatttatatgtaattaattcatttataattatgaaataaatactgATATtgcaatatcattattttatattattatattattttatattattttatttaaaattttttaaaaaaaattctttttttttgttattatataaactatttacaaattatctattatttactttcacaaacaattgtttattttattaaattgaattactttcaattggtaatttttttcgtcTTTCTTATCTAAAAGTATTATGAAAAgtttgattattgaaaaaatgaaaaaaataaaatgatagtagaacttagaaataaaaatggggaataatgaatattttattgtattgtataaataatattgtatatatatataataacattcttgttaatataataaaaatattatcattatttattaattatattttcttcgtagTTAGAATGCATTTTCGcgctttattatataattcaataaaaaaattcgttttccttttttaaatgaaaaattatattaatttcttattatttaaaaatattaaatctaataatctttattttatttgaagttttttttttgataaaactcTTGTTATTAGGaagattattatgaattatcgattaccgtacaattaataacaaaaacaattcttattattaatatttgttatttataatcaaaacattttccgttattatattattatatattgttatgtataatgattaataattatattttttacagttGATTGTAACAGTTTCTGATACTACAATATCAGAATACTAACActaatttgaaaacaaaaatcacAAGAATTTTCTctgttaagaaaaattattattaaaaacagaaattttttttgaaattttttttgtaaatatattatttttgcaataactaacgataattattattttaaaaaaaaatacaattgtaaaaaaaaaacaaaataagagataaaaatgacTATGTATCCCAATTATAATGCTCTAACTAATGAATTGCAAAAACATATTGAtatctaatgaaaatattttttctaacattctttaaattcgataatattaagttttgatgatatttatcaataaaaaataatttatatttattaatttttaaacttatccatattttttttaacaaattcgaattgttttggttcggaaataaaaaaaaatagattttatttccgAACTAAAACAATTCGAATTTTGATTCATCagtgaaaaaaactttttactattcttcttttaatcaattaatattattgttaaaaaaattataacttcaTCATAATTTTGGCAGAATTGATCATAAATCATctgaattcaatttaaaaaaatctatattttgaatataaaagtattgctatgtaagtattatatatatatatatatatataaaatacttacatatataattataaatcatttttaatgaattcgatatattgtaaataagaattaatgtattgaacttatttaaataaaaattaatgttttaaatttattcaaatagattataataattatattattaatatatagaataagattataataatgaattatgattattaagaaattaataatcaataatgataGTATATTATGCCTCATGCCACTCcaaaatatcatattgttcaacaaattttaatttttttttctttttttgtaattttcaatttagatatttaaagatCTTAATATGCTGAATATGAATctgtaaatcatttttttctaaaaattataatcttcgaaaaaatcatttttaaaaaagattacaattttttaactttaaaaatgttttgtacttttaataatatattatttaataattattatatattatttaattatttaataattgtttttgatataaaatgattctatCAATTCTCCGAATAAGATGATACAAATAactattaagttataaatatctaaatacatttaagaaataatataaaatgatcaaaattgaATGGAGATCGAATTCatttttgttgatatttttctatttattttaaaaaatttaatcatactatgcgataaaataaatttttttttttagcatcaagaaaacatataaaatcatttttattttcattatagaaGCGAGATAAAACGCATGATGGCGTCACTCAATAATAGCAGTTGCTTTGTCATGATTTCTATCTTTGTCATATATAAATGGTATAACTACcatcaaatgtattttttatttatttttttattatatatcaatatgaaaaatctaattgtaaaatatattacgcaTAAGacagtaaataattatttaaaatattaactatattaataataaatataactatattaataataaatatattgatttatgattcaaaatatagattttttcaaaatatattgcaaaatataaattatgatgtcgtaattatatatatattatttttcatatctcattcttattttttgactattattttaaagtacaTTATGTTTTCAAATCTATTTTCATGAATGTATTGAAAATAaccaatcaaatttaaatttctttctctaacCAAGTTGTCATCTCTATCGATAACATCGATATGTTGgggaaaaattcaagaaagcacgttaattgatttttctcttaaattttattttttaatttataatcaatgtgTTTTTCAAATCATTGAGAATACGCTTCCTTATGCACTTAATAGATCTACATTTTAGAGTAGGtgagattaattattacgaaataagaaaataaataattggttAGAttagtgttaaaaaaaatcataactatttttcgaaattaatcctattttcttattatataaataataatatataataatatatatataattttatatattatataatatatttatttattatataattttatgaagaaatataatgagaaatgaatgaagaaatataaatatgtatgaatataatataagtatgatataatataatatatataatatatataatataatataatgaatataatataagtatgaagaaatataaataatagatagtacaatggaaaaaaattttccatttgataaatttgatgaattatcactcaaaattttttattcggataaaaaaaatagaatatttgtagagaataagaaaaaataaagtaatatttttttagataatataaaacatagaaaaatatataataattgaaataatgatatatggaataaaaataaattttattatataaaaattaatcaaagttgaacattaaatataaacctcttttatacatatattttatattttatatttatatatatataaacctaattaatcatatgaattttatgaattttttagaatattttatattaaatttttatataaatataaattttattacataaaattatatattattatattagctcaataattatttatttcttctatgaatattttatttttattatatttaattattattaatttccttaaaagcaaattaattattaaatctaaatgtaattattttgtttaaataacaaaaaatttttttaattttgaaatactcatcaatattattacaatatataattatttgtaaaatcatattatttaggattttacattataatcttTCAGATAActagaattttgaaaagacaTTGATGTTTGCTGTTGAGATgcagaaaataattgatataaaaaataatacctaCAATATGCAATCTTTACGATGCCCGATGCttcatcttcaaattttttgttatgaaACTTAAGGTCTAATACTTCTCGTATACATACATGAAATAtgtagttaaataatattacaacatCTTAGAATGTTGATGTGATCAATTTAGAAGTTTTGTCTACGAGAGGTTATAGTATATggaacttaaattttttatcttttaaatttttaaaagaaattctcaacaattgtttttttcttttttctaggtCAATTGGCAGCAGAGACGGAAAGAagtgtcttttttttaacttcaaattaaccacaaagaaagaaatatatcaagatgaataaattatcttatatggAAGTGGTCACAGTACCTAATTAttcttatgtatttaatttcgaagaaaatttcattcatacaGAGACTAAAGTATGGATGACGAAGAATTGGACGAACTGTTTCTACTATTGTGGCATTTACATGATCCTAATTTTTGGTGGAAAACATTATATGTCAACTAGACCAAGGTTTGAACTCAGGGGCGTACTTGCTTTATGGAACACATTGCTTGCATCGTTCTCCATTATTGGATTGACTAGAACATTACCAGAATTGGTCCATGTGTTAAAGCATTATGGGTTTTACCATAGTGTTTGTATACCTAGGTaggtaatttcatttttatattttatactttaaaatatttttgagtgAACAtgataaaacttaaaatttacttataattaagtattaatgcaattttatcatttgatatttttaaaattattatttatataaagagtaattttttaactataataatatttatttgacaatttgtattttatgaaactaaaattaatattatatatgtaataattttttaaattgattcaatAGAATTGTTCTTTTGAATATATCATTTGCggattatattcaaaaaatataataataattctacaatagtaattgaaaaagaaataaatgcataattattttcttgcaGCTTTATTGAACAAGACGTCGTGTCTGGTTTTTGGACATGGATGTTTGTTCTATCAAAACTTCCGGAGCTTGGTGATACAATCTTTATAGTATTACGaaaacaagaattaatttttctacattGGTATCATCATATAACAGTTCTTCTTTACTCATGGTTCTCATATTCAGAGTACACAGCATCCGCGAGATGGTTCGTTGTAATgaacttttttattcattccatAATGTATAGTTATTATGCTTTGAAAGCAATGCAATACAGACCACCAAAAATATGCGCTATGTTAATCACTGTACTACAGATAACACAAATGTTTATTGGttgcattataaatatttcggcTCACCAGTATCTGGAAAACCAGATTGAATGCCATATTTCACGTTTAAACGTTAAACTTAGTTTGCTTATGTACTTCAGCTATTTCATTCTCTTCTGTAGATTCTTCCAAAGATCTTATATTAACAAAGGTGGTAAATTCCAAAAGAAGGGCTTCACTAATGGAACAGTGGAATATGACAAGCTCAAGGCTAATTAAAGCAcactaaaatattttggaaactTTTTCTAAAAACGCATTCCAGTGGCATTTCTTGAAAACATTTTCtaagaatctttttaaagTTATGGAGCTGTGTTTCAAGAAATAtcctttggaaatttttttagaagtcTTTGTTAATTCAAAGTCGTAAAATTGGTTGTGGTAGAATGAAATCACAAGATAGAATGGAAATTACTTAAATACAGCACattgaattttatgataatattaaatgttgcaCACTGAATTtggtagtaatagtaataaatttcataataagttGTTTAACGTGTTGATAACGTTACATACGTTATCAACAAGTTAATAGGAAGCTTCTTAAAACTACTTTTTCTCTAGAAATGAtttctaaagaaatttctgaattttttttgtgataCTTCTTTATAAAGTTAATGTATCACAAAAATAATGGTAGAACGAGAATGGAGACGTAATATTTAAGAACTtagaatattgtataaatatattatttagtattgaactatttactaataaaaaaaaattaattataatgaaaaatttatcaatatgcttaatatatttttattatcaatatgttTGACATATTGTTGTGCATAtggaaatgtataaatatgttaaaatatgataaaaatatatgtataatgatttgcttacataaaataaaaatgatattaaaagtttttaagtaaaattaatactatatattatataatcatacaaaaaaaaagggaactaGAAAATTGTTTCCAAATCTCGTTCTACtaaagtaaaaatgaaaaaagaggcaaaaaaaaaaattgcttttaaaaaatcagaaaatgtgaaaaaatttcattaggcCTACCATCAAAATCAAgtcattatatattctttatagaaaatagtaaaagaaaataataatcggaaaataaaattgtaatctaAATTCATgactatttgaaaaaaaaacaataataaaaaaaagataggatttatatttactattttttgttattagaaataaaaaaacgggCTGCttgttactattttttaattttcagagtGCAATCAACCTtgcaaaaacatttataaatttattatacattattacagATCAAGTTAAACAAATGtcacttaaattaaatttatttatttaaatagttaataaaaatttatatttaaattttttatattgtaatatattaaataaaacaaaaaaaaacattaaaaatatatgacagagttttttcaaatcaaactagttcaatttttgttaacataaacaaaaaaaagttgttgctaattagatataatttagattagataattagatataaataagaaacaaatcaaataataattataaaaagaaaatttgttcaaatattgaaaaaaatttccttcatAAACtgttaaatagatatatttataaggatGATTGTTCTCTGAAACATCAACTGACCGATTCTAGTCGTATGGTCAGGACGAGGAACGAAATTTGTTTACtggaatggaaattaaaacACAACTCATTATTCatgattcatattataaaataactattcACGCCGCTGATCGACGCGCACtttcatacaaaatttattaaatgccttcctttccaaattttcgactggatatatcttttttttttttctaatttttttttctaatttttttttttttttttttttttttttttttttttaatttttttcaactttcaacTCGCACAAATATCgccaataaaaatttgaaaactcaCTCCGCCTAAATAATACAGTGATTGttcataaattgtttaatttattatctaatttagaaacaatgataaatatagttttaaatgtttatacaatttttttaataagtatttaattcatacaaaactataataattattccagTTTGtgcatgttatttattttcttctacttatttaattaagagtttattaataatatcaaagagaaaaaatcaattcaatgaaagacaatatttgatttaacagaaaatattgctaaaatatttttatgctcGAATCGAGTTTGAATAGTTCcacttgtttatttatttaatacaataatattaatacaataacaattatacTGGTCGAACGGTGCGTGTTTCATTTGgtggataaaaagaatttaattattctcatattagatatttatattatttacaaactaAGTTGTAAAAggtatttgcaattttattttcactcaacaatggaaatatatcttttaattaaatttttatagaatcaaATGTACATTATcacaaattttgtttaaaaaaaataattataatgtctttttatttttatttaaaaaaaaaagacaaacttAACTTAatgtcatatatttatttgaatttattatacgcTTATTGATTTCATGACTTCATTTTATTGATTGAAAACAATGATTGCAAGTACTTGTATATGAGAAGATTTTCCTAAATCTCGATTAAGCAACTGATCACTGCTCTTTTGTGTCGATGCTATgtcataatcaattattaattaaggaaTTAGTTAATTGAATGCTGCTTTATACACCGATAATGGtgcaatagaattaaatatacaattaattttttcatagattttttcatagaagaattaaagaaaaactaaaattacaaaaaacagAACgcctcgaaatatttatatagataatgtTACGATTAAGCGCTACATTTACTATGTCATTGAAATACAGTCATCCTTGGACTTAAGTGCTAATTGGCTTTGAAGTAATCGGCCCGAAGTAAATTGGGTAattataatgcatatatattgcaacatctaattatttatatgcatatataaacatatatatatatatatatattaatatatgttaacattttttactaattaataaCGAGTGATTATCGCGCTACTGATAAAAATGACTTAAGTCAGGGAATGACTGTACTTGCTGCTGAATTATCGCTGTTAAATGGCGATAATTGTGTAACATtttagtgaaatttttttaaagagaaacgAGTGATAGTTTTTTAGGAAATAAACCACAGAGAATAAACGCGTATAGAAATGTACAATGCTGTtcgatcaaataaataaaccgaGCTACGGTTTTGAAGCTTAAGATATGCGTTTCAAAGTGAAAGAATATTTGCAATGAAAAATGCAATGATTCGTTCAAAGATAGGAAAAACTCTATATCAACaacgaaatatgaaatacagaaaacaaaataataaaaaagaatttgcgtgttttattgatatatattattttgaaagaattatgTTAAAAGAATTTCAGTGAATAGTTATCTTCTGCGGTTGAGTTAGgattaaaatcaatagaaGAACAATaaagaatcaataatttttttattatttagtttgatttttttttttaagtagtataatttaatacgcatatacaagaataataaataaaatggaagcaacacattaaaaaagaaagaaaagaaaagctgtatgttgtgtgtgtgtgaaagaggaataaaataagcatggaaaattgtataatttcatagtataaaatttcttttgttattatctatgcttttttctttattatacatgaatattgtacattaacaataataataataatttatgacgggaggtataaaaaaaagtttatttttaattgtcgaaaggttaaattaaattttagacttTCAAATTTCCTATCCTATTTATTtcccaattattataattcaaataaaagataaattactaaattttccgtttaaatttattcaattttttattttaaaataataattaaaaaattattaaacact from the Apis mellifera strain DH4 linkage group LG9, Amel_HAv3.1, whole genome shotgun sequence genome contains:
- the LOC725031 gene encoding elongation of very long chain fatty acids protein 6 encodes the protein MNKLSYMEVVTVPNYSYVFNFEENFIHTETKVWMTKNWTNCFYYCGIYMILIFGGKHYMSTRPRFELRGVLALWNTLLASFSIIGLTRTLPELVHVLKHYGFYHSVCIPSFIEQDVVSGFWTWMFVLSKLPELGDTIFIVLRKQELIFLHWYHHITVLLYSWFSYSEYTASARWFVVMNFFIHSIMYSYYALKAMQYRPPKICAMLITVLQITQMFIGCIINISAHQYLENQIECHISRLNVKLSLLMYFSYFILFCRFFQRSYINKGGKFQKKGFTNGTVEYDKLKAN